Below is a genomic region from Raphanus sativus cultivar WK10039 chromosome 4, ASM80110v3, whole genome shotgun sequence.
TTTGTGCATCTCCATCTCAATAGTAAAtcgtataataatatattgtttactgaaaaaaacatattatctgAATATCTACACTATGATACttcatattcatatgattttatgatcatttgtattttttataacaaaaaaaataaaccaacaaaattttcattgtaatatttttaacagtttttaacagtttgtgaacaaaaaaaagattttaacagttttaataatttatagttgttttaaaaattcaaaatataacatacaagaaaaaactatatttttattatatatttaatgtgattgtttaaattttttaacatcacaaattaaacaaaaagatgGAGAATgcaaaattattatcaaatatttattattcaaaattattaattgtcatatatatatatatgttactcATATTAAATAATTCCGTAGTTTCTATTTAAGAAAAGAACGAAGAATAATTTTTATGCATTATTAATcaatttgataattaattttataaaaagaataatatatatttagatggaccaacatatttttcttagaATTCCGAAAATCATCGTGGTGATGACACGTGACTACATTCaaatgttgtaatgttcctcaattaatatataagggataatATTCTAACTTTTGTAAAAAGATGAGTACTTTGGGTATCTGATGGGTCTCACGTATGATCCGAACTAGACCCAAAATTTACGGGtcttaaaataaccaaaaagtATTTTAGTGGATCCGAACCAAATCTAtatttttggtttcggttcgtATTTTGGATCCAAATAAAATGCACAGACCTAAagatttacataaaatatatacatgcgaaatttgaaataaactaatttataatttatataattgtaaaaaattatatgctttaatatttacaataatgtACAACAATCAGCAAATACTAATTCATATTTAACtgtttatagttttaaaaaaatccgcgttttcaaagcgcggatcaaaatttagtttctGTTATGATTGaaaatatgttaataatatttaacatttaaaaaaaaacatccgATAAAATAAACTCAATCCATATCCACACTcacatttacaaaaaaaaaatagttaaatagcTAGACCCGCATCCACTCTCGTGGTCTTCGCAGCGGGTCAAACGGGATGAATGTTGCTGGAGGCAATTGCTACCAAGCCCCTAAATGTGAAAGGCAAAATCTCTTATGGGCTCTGTCAATCGCTTATGCCCCTCTAGAGTTAATGAAGAGTGAAAAGACAAAAATGCCCTTCGTGggcgaaataaaaaaaaaaaattggaaaatcgAAATTGGTTTATTTGTTTGGGGTGGGTTTGGTTTGAAACTCGGGTTTGGTCGGATAGCTCTCGGTTTCGGTATGGAAATCGAATTGCAATTGCCTCAATTGATTggattgaaataaataataaattatatgaaaaaaaaaacctcgaAATAAATCGAGCCTCTCCTCTCCCCCAGCTCAGCTCAGCTGCTGCTCGACCCTCACGTCCCCGCCTCATTGGAATCAAAGCTCTTCCCGAACCTCGCCGACGCAGCCGGACGAAAACATTTCCACCGGCAAGGCTTCCTTCCGACTAGAGTAGTAGGCCAGAATGCaggttctcttctctctctccctcgaTTTGCATTGAGCATTGGATGATTAATTTGAGATTTGGTATGTGGAGCTATTGTCTCATGTGAAACAATGCAAGCATATGGTTGAATGTATGGGATTGAGATGAATCACATATTGAGCTTATAGTACCCGAAACCTCTGAATTTCAATTGATTTGTAGAATTAGATAAAACTAGTATAACTGATTAAAACTAAGTAGAACAAAGAGCAACTGGTCTAActataactttattttgttgtttttgcaGGATGCTATGTCCAAACACATGTGCTTACATTTCAAATTCAGAGATCGCATCTCTTGTATAACCATGAAGACAACAGTGGAGGCTATAACTTTGGCAATGATAGAAGAAAGGTTGTATAAAAAGCTGAGTTTGGATGAAAGGAATGTAAAACTGGCGTTAAGGTACAAGCCGATGGTGTTTGGATGTGAAGTATCAGAAGAGTGCAGAatttgtgatgatgatgagttgTTCGGTTACCTTCTTTCCATTGATAAAGACAACCGTAGAAGTCTTTTGTTAGTGGAGGAGACGAGTAACTCGGATCACCACTTAGATAAGCTGTCCAGAGTGGGCGGAAGTTCGTTTGGTATGAATCACGAAGTGTTGCAGGgaaatgatgatgaagaagtcGGACCAAACGCCATAACTCTGTACGTTGAAAAGGGGCAAGAAAATCTACAGGCAGAGAATGGTGATGATACAACACATGATGATTTTATGGATACAGACGACACTGCAGCTGAGACGGAGACTGCAGCTGAGACGGAGACTGCAGCTGAGACGGAGACTGCAGGTGAGATGGATAGCAGTGGTAATATAGAAACCGTTATGAGAGTTACGTATATTGAGCAGCCACCTTTACTGAAATGTAGTCAAGTTATAGAGGAATGGGGAGACGGTTTGGGTCTGTTCAAGCTGCAGGAATTTCCAAACAAGAGATCACTTCAAGAGGTGGTGGATAGAGCTGCATTTGGTGAAAGCTTTCGTTATGTTATCAAAAAATCTGATCGTAAACGGTTGGTGTTAAAATGTTGTTATGAAAGCTGTAAATGGGGATTGCGAGCTGCGAGGATTGGAGTTACGGATATTTTTTCTGTTAGGAGGTACGTGGGTGTGCATACATGCTCTCGGACTAGTCAAAGTAATAGCTGCAACATCAAGAGGAAAGGCTCTGCAGGATTAGTTGCAACTTTTTTGAATGAGGAATATCCTGGAAAACTGAGGACTCCTCTCCCGAGAGATATCATGGATTTAATCAAGTTAAAACTGGGTGTATCAGTATCTTACTCTACAGCCTTGAGAGGGAAAAATCTAGCTATGCGTGAGTTGCGTGGTAATTCAGAAGACAGCTACAAGATGTTGTATAGCTACTTGCACATGCTAGAGCAGGTTAATTCCGGAACAACAATAAAGGTGGAGTTGGATGAGGCAGGAAAGTTCAAGTACCTTTTCATAGCTTTAGGAGCTTGCATTGAAGGGTTTAAGGTCATGAGGAAAGTGATTCTTGTGGATGCAACGTTTTTGAAGAACGGATATGGTGGTGTACTAGTATTTGCTAAAGCTCAAGATCCTAATCGTCACCATTATCCCCTCGCGTTTGGGGTACTCGACGGTGAGAATAATGCTAGTTGGACTTGGTTTTTTGAGATGCTGAAAACTGTTATACCAGACTCGTCTGAAATAGTATTTATGAGTGATAGGAATCAGAGCCTCATCACCGCTGTAGCAAATGTGTATCCACAATCTCACCATGGCCATTGTATATGGCATCTAGCTCAGAATGTGAGAAATCATGCTTGTAACACCATCAAAGCCGTAGTGGCATGGAGATTTATGGAGTTGGCTAGGTATTACACATTGCATGAGTTCGAGTCTGCTTATGCATCTTTTAAGGTGAGATATCCTTCAGCCTTCAAGTATTTGGAGGAGAACACTAAGAGAGAAACATGGGCTAGGGTGTATTTTCCAGGTTGTAGATACAACTTGGACACTAGCAACAGTGTGGAGTCGATGAATAGCGCGTTTAGGGATGCAAGGAGGTATGCCTTGATACCACTGTTGGATACAATAATCAAAAAGATTTCTGACTGGTTTAATGAACATCGGAAGGACGCCGTGTCTGGATCGATTGATACCAAACTGGTTCCTCTGGTTGAGATCCATTTGCACAACTTATGGGGCAAAGCTGAGAAAACGCCAGTGCGTGAGCTGAATAGTTATGATCTTGAGTACGAGGTAACCGACACTGACGATGGGAAGGTTTATTTGGTGAACTTGATAGCGAAGACATGTAGCTGTAAGGTATATGATTATGAAAAGTATCCTTGTCTTCATGGACTTGCTGCTTACTTAGATTTCCTTGAGGTTCCTGCTGTTCATGGTCGTCGACGTGAGGTCAACATAGAGTATCATCAGTTGAGCTCACAGTATTACTGGACAGAACTTTGGGCAATGGCTTATTACAGGACCATTTATTCTGTGCCGGATAAGTCTGAATATAATGTACCAGATCACATCAAACTGCTCCAGATCATACCTCCAAAAAAGCTAACGAGGAAGGGAAGGAAAAAGGTTAATAGGAATCCATCAGTTGGAGAACGGCGTAAAAGGACACAAAATGTAAGGCGACCGAGGACAAATTTCGGGTTTAGTTGGCTGTTGTTTGGAATGCGTACTAATAATCCAAGTGAACCAAACAATCCAAGTGAACCGAACTAGAACTTTTGGTATGTTGCCTTTGATATGTTGTTGCTTTTGGTATGTTGAACTTGATATGTTGCTTTTTGTATTTTGAACTTGGTATGTTGCTTTTTGTATTTTGAACTTGGTATGTTGCTTTTACTTtatgtttctctgttttgaaaCTTTCAGCTATTTATTGGAAAACCACGGAAAACTAGTAAAACTAGGTGTTACTAAGTTAGTAGATAACTGATATTAACTTGACATAATCCCCTCTAATCCAACACACGTAATTGTTAATGAACAAGCACGATCACTTGACTAATTCATCAACATCACATTCATCGACAAGACTGGtgcaaaataacaaatattaacTAGCAGGATTCATCGACATCACATTTTCTCTTATGCATTATATAGTCTTTCCAAGATCACTTTCTTAATAAAGAGGACCTTATAAAGTAGTAATCTATAATTCTGGtcattttaacaatattattgCACTTATCAGTTATGGTTACATGGTAATGAGTAAAAATGACAAGTAAAACTTTA
It encodes:
- the LOC130494505 gene encoding uncharacterized protein LOC130494505; translation: MQDAMSKHMCLHFKFRDRISCITMKTTVEAITLAMIEERLYKKLSLDERNVKLALRYKPMVFGCEVSEECRICDDDELFGYLLSIDKDNRRSLLLVEETSNSDHHLDKLSRVGGSSFGMNHEVLQGNDDEEVGPNAITLYVEKGQENLQAENGDDTTHDDFMDTDDTAAETETAAETETAAETETAGEMDSSGNIETVMRVTYIEQPPLLKCSQVIEEWGDGLGLFKLQEFPNKRSLQEVVDRAAFGESFRYVIKKSDRKRLVLKCCYESCKWGLRAARIGVTDIFSVRRYVGVHTCSRTSQSNSCNIKRKGSAGLVATFLNEEYPGKLRTPLPRDIMDLIKLKLGVSVSYSTALRGKNLAMRELRGNSEDSYKMLYSYLHMLEQVNSGTTIKVELDEAGKFKYLFIALGACIEGFKVMRKVILVDATFLKNGYGGVLVFAKAQDPNRHHYPLAFGVLDGENNASWTWFFEMLKTVIPDSSEIVFMSDRNQSLITAVANVYPQSHHGHCIWHLAQNVRNHACNTIKAVVAWRFMELARYYTLHEFESAYASFKVRYPSAFKYLEENTKRETWARVYFPGCRYNLDTSNSVESMNSAFRDARRYALIPLLDTIIKKISDWFNEHRKDAVSGSIDTKLVPLVEIHLHNLWGKAEKTPVRELNSYDLEYEVTDTDDGKVYLVNLIAKTCSCKVYDYEKYPCLHGLAAYLDFLEVPAVHGRRREVNIEYHQLSSQYYWTELWAMAYYRTIYSVPDKSEYNVPDHIKLLQIIPPKKLTRKGRKKVNRNPSVGERRKRTQNVRRPRTNFGFSWLLFGMRTNNPSEPNNPSEPN